From Drosophila suzukii chromosome 2R, CBGP_Dsuzu_IsoJpt1.0, whole genome shotgun sequence, a single genomic window includes:
- the Trpm gene encoding transient receptor potential cation channel trpm isoform X7 has translation MVVTDSPSPLAAHKYLRRISKDFSTVRRYSNTPAVVSVRASTSAFIAAESAAHLPTCRGPSPTPRTPTSTPRGIRRRQRMRKRSSVSSTLSKVLILNVRDLLKTHAGGEPLKEHQPRSWIETNFQKRECIKFIPCPKDDTKCCCGQAQITHQTIPGIESGSPGDPWLPTKHTRPQPTDAYGTIEFQGGAHPTKAQYVRLSFDTRPELLVQLFTKEWNLELPKLLITVQGGKANFDLQAKLKKEIRKGLLKAAKTTGAWIFTGGTNTGVTKQVGDALLLEGQQRTGRVVSIGIAPWGIVERNHELLGHNREVPCHSISSPRSKLAVLNNRHAYFLLVDNGTQAKYGAELILRRKLEKFISNLKLHPSKNHWLKTNVTHSSTPVVCLVIEGGTNTIRAVLEYVTDSPPVPVVVCDGSGRAADLLAFVHKYASDGEEQPVLESMRDYLIGTIQKTFEVGLDQSEKLYQELLQCTRNKNLITVFRIQEKPEGEAQELDQTILTALFKSQHLSPPEQLSLALTWNRVDIARSEIFVYGQEWPNGALDEAMMQALEHDRIDFVKLLLENGVSMKKFLTIPRLEELYNTKHGPANTLGYILRDVRPHIPKGYIYTLHDIGLVINKLMGGAYRSYYTRRKFRPIYAKVMNSYANACRKSSTYQYQRYAGANSLSLVTGLLPFTSEMALFEFPFNELLIWAVLTKRQQMALLMWTHGEEALAKSLVSCKLYKAMAHEAAEDDLDTEIYEELRSYAKEFESKGNKLLDFSYRQDAEKAQRLLTCELHSWSNQSCLSLAVAANHRALLAHPCSQVILADLWMGGLRTRKNTNFKVILGLAMPFYIRQLDFKSKEELQQMPQTEEEHLENQNLDNDDSDRSQPDAEALLADTYSVRDTKVHENGKVSLTDSDPAQFREFFNLSEYNEVKQHQPLRLKKKFYEFYTAPITKFWADSIAYMFFLIMFSFTVLVKMEQMPRWQEWYSIAYITTLGFEKIREIISSEPVAITHKFSVWAWNMWNPCDGAAIILFVIGLAFRFRETTMDIGRVIYCVDSIYWYLRILNILGVNKYLGPLVTMMGKMVKNMIYFVVLLAVVLMSFGVSRQAILYPNKQPTWSLIKEVTFQPYFMLYGEVFAGDIDPPCGEDPSQPGCVTGHWVTPITMSMYLLIANILLINLLIAVFNNIFNEVNSVSHQVWMFQRFTVVMEYQQKPVLPPPFIALCHFYSLLKYCVRKAKGLEVQRDNGLKLFLEKDDLERLYDFEEECVEGFFHEQEIILNQSTDERVKNTTERVETMSQKIEDINQKENIQTATVQNIEFRLRKMEESSEQILSHLAVIHRFMSTHIAGTDDLRGSTINIPGEMQRVRTISISDTEAGGGPGGNGGGGGGGGGAIVPLGLGAGLNLNSLQVTTRRRFNRSLTEVRPDAYIFDEGTHFEVVPLPEEPDEVVKSREALNEQVVRKASMQSEADSDIYLPLSQRPSTCETVKRTPYVTVRQDTGASTESKDTLTPMGNNDDDQTLVGGDNSDDAAPDISFEAARHRALRQRTVSLCRRNSETYSLTGADINRSHISLNQLASLSRRQMSLTQSEPDSDKDAPAAQGSGHPGKSVLHAKPSRNILLKLHSEYTSITDELESVCHMIASPTVSLPSNKASLDRPKTEMSRAEAAALLEKKHLKECEENDYMILEGLIESRGSIDASAQGFEIGVSIDYSHRYPLRRETAVELSPSKPSVDGDLMGGGGGGGAGGGDSSDTSGAGSCGAMVVVSSGFQLKNERPWQRNSSMEQQAYPSPLVPTRATSDFLNAPYEGSGRLFKKSSESLQKNSSTETDYSAHPYRFIKQSSNETNTSLTGSYNVDTPSLTAEPSLDAGDSHSATGISISVGAVVGAATARYQPIRTASVGAADGRRLREESSSSLDLSASGPVTMQAAPAPPARPMQLKKQFSVDQGKPSQPAEAVPQTPEAAGQAGQAKLISTLKPQPFASKLGMNVLKESSSSTEESGGSSAKSSNPALSIPQISTHLVQDEIAKLSSNIKSSTESEKDPPFNETMC, from the exons CACCAGCCGCGTAGTTGGATCGAGACAAATTTCCAGAAGCGCGAATGCATCAAATTCATACCATGCCCAAAGGACGATACAAA ATGCTGCTGTGGCCAGGCCCAGATCACACATCAGACTATTCCGGGCATCGAGAGTGGGTCGCCCGGAGACCCCTGGCTGCCCACGAAGCACACCCGCCCGCAGCCCACGGACGCCTATGGAACCATCGAGTTCCAGGGCGGGGCCCATCCCACAAAGGCCCAG TACGTTCGCCTGTCGTTCGACACGCGGCCCGAGTTGCTGGTGCAGCTATTCACCAAGGAATGGAATCTGGAATTGCCAAAACTTTTGATCACCGTGCAGGGCGGCAAGGCCAACTTTGATTTGCAGGCCAAGCTGAAAAAG GAGATACGCAAAGGACTGCTGAAGGCGGCCAAGACCACGGGAGCCTGGATATTCACCGGCGGCACAAACACCG GCGTGACCAAGCAAGTGGGCGACGCCCTGCTCCTGGAGGGTCAGCAGCGGACAGGACGAGTGGTCAGCATCGGCATCGCCCCCTGGGGCATCGTGGAGCGCAATCACGAGCTGCTGGGCCACAACCGCGAGGTGCCCTGCCACAGCATTAGTTCGCCCAG ATCCAAGTTGGCCGTGCTGAACAATCGCCATGCCTACTTTCTCCTGGTGGACAATGGAACCCAGGCCAAATACGGCGCCGAATTGATACTGAGGCGCAAGCTGGAGAAGTTCATATCCAACCTGAAGCTACACCCAT CAAAGAATCACTGGCTAAAAACAAACG TCACACATTCCAGTACGCCCGTCGTCTGCCTGGTGATCGAGGGCGGCACCAACACGATACGTGCGGTGCTCGAGTACGTGACGGATTCGCCGCCGGTTCCGGTTGTCGTATGTGACGGATCCGGGCGTGCCGCCGACCTTCTGGCCTTCGTCCACAA ATATGCCTCGGATGGCGAGGAGCAGCCGGTTCTCGAGTCCATGCGAGACTATCTCATCGGGACCATACAGAAGACCTTCGAAGTGGGCCTGGACCAATCCGAGAAACTCTATCAGGAGCTGCTGCAGTGCACAAGGAACAAGAATCTG ATTACCGTCTTTCGCATACAGGAAAAGCCCGAGGGCGAGGCGCAGGAACTGGATCAGACCATCTTAACGGCCCTCTTCAAGTCGCAGCATCTCAGTCCGCCGGAGCAATTGAGTCTTGCCTTAACGTGGAATCGGGTGGACATAGCGCGCAGCGAGATATTCGTCTACGGGCAGGAATGGCCCAATG GCGCTTTGGACGAGGCCATGATGCAGGCCCTGGAGCACGATAGAATCGATTTTGTCAAATTGCTCTTGGAGAATGGCGTTTCGATGAAGAAGTTTTTAACAATACCGCGCCTCGAGGAGCTCTACAATACCAAACACGGTCCGGCCAACACGCTGGG ATACATCCTGCGCGATGTCCGACCGCACATACCCAAGGGCTACATTTACACGCTCCACGACATCGGCCTGGTGATCAATAAACTAATGGGCGGCGCATATCG ATCCTATTACACGCGCCGTAAGTTCCGGCCCATCTACGCCAAGGTTATGAACAGCTATGCAAACGCCTGCCGCAAGTCCTCCACCTACCAGTACCAGCGGTATGCCGGGGCCAATTCGCTGAGCCTGGTCACCGGCCTGCTGCCCTTCACCTCGGAAATGGCCCTCTTCGAGTTCCCCTTCAACGAGCTGCTG ATTTGGGCCGTGCTGACCAAGCGCCAGCAGATGGCGCTGTTGATGTGGACCCACGGAGAGGAGGCGCTGGCCAAGTCACTCGTGTCCTGCAAACTGTACAAGGCCATGGCCCACGAGGCGGCCGAGGACGACCTGGACACAGAAATTTATGAGGAGCTGCGCTCCTACGCCAAAGAGTTCGAGAGCAAGG GCAACAAGTTGCTGGACTTTAGTTACCGACAGGATGCGGAAAAGGCGCAGAGGCTGCTCACCTGTGAGCTGCACTCCTGGTCAAACCAGAGTTGCCTTTCGCTGGCCGTGGCGGCCAACCATCGTGCCCTGCTAGCCCATCCCTGCAGCCAGGTGATCCTGGCGGATCTCTGGATGGGTGGTCTTCGTACCCGCAAGAATACCAACTTTAAG GTCATCTTGGGCCTAGCGATGCCATTCTACATCAGGCAGCTGGACTTCAAGTCCAAGGAGGAGCTGCAGCAGATGCCGCAGACCGAGGAGGAGCATCTGGAGAACCAGAATCTGGACAATGACGACTCGGATCGTTCGCAGCCGGATGCCGAG GCTCTATTGGCGGATACTTACTCAGTGCGCGATACAAAAGTACACGAAAATGGCAAA GTCTCGCTCACCGACTCGGATCCCGCCCAGTTCAGGGAGTTCTTCAATCTCTCCGAGTACAATGAGGTGAAGCAGCACCAGCCGCTGCGCCTGAAGAAGAAGTTCTACGAGTTCTACACGGCACCCATAACCAAGTTCTGGGCCGATTCG ATTGCCTACATGTTCTTCCTCATAATGTTCTCCTTCACCGTGCTGGTGAAGATGGAGCAGATGCCGCGGTGGCAGGAATGGTACTCGATAGCATATATCACAACGCTGGGCTTCGAAAAGATACGCGAAATAATATCCTCCGAGCCGGTGGCCATTAC GCATAAATTCTCGGTGTGGGCGTGGAATATGTGGAATCCATGTGACGGCGCCGCCATAATACTCTTCGTCATCGGTCTGGCATTTCGGTTCCGGGAGACCACCATGGACATTGGACGGGTCATCTATTGTGTGGACAGCATCTACTGGTACCTGCGCATCCTGAACATCCTGGGCGTGAATAAATACCTGG GTCCCCTGGTCACCATGATGGGTAAAATGGTGAAGAACATGATATACTTCGTGGTCCTGCTGGCCGTCGTCCTGATGAGTTTCGGCGTCAGCAGACAGGCGATTCTGTACCCCAACAAGCAGCCCACCTGGAGTCTTATCAAGGAG GTCACCTTCCAGCCCTACTTCATGCTGTACGGCGAGGTGTTCGCCGGTGATATCGACCCTCCCTGCGGCGAGGATCCCAGTCAGCCGGGCTGCGTCACCG GGCACTGGGTAACGCCGATTACGATGTCCATGTATCTCTTGATTGCCAATATTCTGCTGATAAATCTGCTCATCGCCGTGTTCAACAACATCTTCAACGAGGTCAACTCGGTTTCGCATCAG GTTTGGATGTTCCAGCGGTTCACTGTGGTGATGGAGTACCAGCAGAAGCCCGTCCTGCCGCCGCCATTCATCGCGCTGTGCCACTTCTACTCGCTGCTCAAGTACTGTGTGCGAAAGGCGAAAG GATTGGAGGTGCAGCGGGACAACGGTCTCAAGCTGTTCCTGGAGAAGGACGACCTGGAGCGGCTGTACGACTTCGAGGAGGAGTGCGTCGAGGGTTTCTTCCACGAACAGGAAATCATCCTCAATCAGTCGACGGACGAGCGGGTGAAGAACACCACGGAGCGAGTGGAGACCATGTCTCAGAAAATCGAGGACATCAATCAGAAGGAAAACATACAGACGGCCACCGTTCAG AACATCGAGTTCCGGCTGCGAAAGATGGAGGAGTCCTCGGAGCAGATACTCTCCCACTTGGCCGTCATACATCGCTTCATGTCGACCCATATCGCAGGCACGGATGATTTGCGCGGCTCGACGATAAACATTCCGGGGGAGATGCAGCGCGTGCGTACCATCTCGATTTCGGACACGGAGGCCGGCGGCGGACCAGGCGGaaatggtggtggtggcggagGCGGCGGAGGAGCCATCGTACCACTTGGCCTGGGCGCCGGACTGAATTTAAATTCGCTGCAG GTGACCACCCGGCGCCGCTTCAATCGATCGCTGACCGAAGTCCGGCCGGATGCGTACATCTTCGACGAGGGCACGCACTTCGAGGTGGTGCCGCTGCCGGAGGAACCAGACGAGGTGGTCAAGTCACGGGAGGCCCTCAACGAGCAGGTGGTTCGCAAGGCGTCCATGCAATCGGAGGCGGACTCGGACATCTACCTGCCCCTCTCGCAGCGACCCTCCACCTGTGAGACGGTGAAACGGACCCCGTATGTGACCGTGCGCCAGGACACGGGTGCCAGCACGGAGAGCAAGGACACCCTCACGCCGATGGGCAACAACGATGACGACCAGACCCTCGTGGGAGGCGACAACTCCGATGATGCGGCGCCAGACATCAGCTTTGAGG CTGCCAGGCATCGGGCACTCCGCCAGCGCACGGTTTCCCTGTGCCGCCGCAACTCGGAGACCTACTCTTTGACCGGGGCGGACATAAACCGATCACACATCAGCCTCAACCAGCTGGCCTCCTTGTCCCGCCGACAGATGAGTCTCACGCAATCGGAGCCGGACAGCGACAAGGATGCACCCGCCGCCCAGGGATCCGGACACCCGG GTAAATCAGTATTGCATGCGAAACCCTCCAGAAATATCTTGCTGAAACTGCACAGCGAGTATACCTCGATCACGGACGAGCTGGAGAGCGTCTGCCACATGATAGCATCGCCCACGGTGTCCCTGCCGAGCAACAAAG CTTCACTGGACCGCCCCAAAACGGAAATGTCGCGGGCCGAGGCTGCGGCTTTGCTGGAGAAGAAGCATTTGAAGGAATGCGAGGAGAACGACTACATGATACTGGAGGGTCTGATTGAGTCGCGCGGCTCCATCGATGCCAGCGCCCAGGGATTTGAG ATCGGCGTATCCATAGACTACAGCCATCGCTATCCGCTGCGTCGCGAGACCGCCGTGGAGCTGTCACCTTCGAAGCCCTCGGTCGATGGCGACCTCATGGGCGGTGGCGGAGGTGGCGGCGCCGGCGGTGGCGACAGTAGCGACACCAGTGGGGCTGGTAGCTGCGGTGCCATGGTCGTCGTCTCGAGCGGCTTTCAGCTGAAGAACGAGCGCCCCTGGCAGCGCAACTCCTCGATGGAGCAGCAGGCGTATCCCTCGCCGCTGGTGCCCACCCGGGCCACGAGTGACTTCCTCAATGCCCCGTACGAGGGCAGCGGGCGGCTGTTCAAGAAGTCCAGCGAGAGCCTGCAAAAGAACTCCAGCACGGAGACGGACTACTCGGCCCACCCGTACCGCTTCATCAAGCAGAGTTCCAATGAGACGAACACCTCGCTGACGGGCTCCTACAACGTGGACACTCCCTCGCTGACGGCTGAGCCCTCGCTGGACGCCGGCGACTCGCACTCGGCGACGGGGATTAGCATCAGCGTTGGCGCTGTGGTCGGCGCTGCCACGGCGCGTTACCAGCCCATCCGTACCGCCTCGGTGGGAGCGGCCGATGGCCGGCGTTTGCGGGAGGAGAGCTCCAGTTCGCTGGACCTCAGCGCCTCGGGGCCAGTGACGATGCAGGCAGCGCCGGCACCGCCAGCGCGTCCGATGCAGCTGAAGAAACAGTTTAGCGTGGACCAGGGCAAGCCGTCTCAGCCGGCCGAGGCAGTGCCTCAGACACCGGAAGCCGCTGGCCAGGCTGGTCAGGCCAAACTGATTTCCACACTCAAGCCGCAGCCCTTTGCGAGCAAGCTGGGCATGAACGTGCTGAAGGAGAGCAGCTCCAGCACGGAGGAGTCCGGCGGGTCGTCCGCCAAGAGCAGCAACCCGGCGCTATCCATACCACAGATCAGCACCCATCTGGTGCAGGACGAGATCGCAAAGCTGTCGTCGAACATCAAGAGCAGCACCGAATCGGAAAAGGACCCGCCGTTCAACGAGACAATGTGTTAG